The following coding sequences lie in one Pseudoalteromonas sp. Scap06 genomic window:
- a CDS encoding hydrogen peroxide-inducible genes activator, with product MTNLPSIKQLQYLLAVHQHQHFGRAASACFIGQSTLSTAIQNLEETLGCQLIERENRSLMFTTIGEEVVERSRKIINDTISLKELTKSFLTPLSGTLTVGVIPTIASFIAAPLYHFCQQTFVDLELVLIEDTSDKLLDKLEHGQIDLALLALPYETDKFHTQVLAQDHFSLVHHKDYTPAKGIEDFNLLPEASVFLLEREHCMTGHALSACHLNRSSCINPFEAASLHTLLSMVEYKLGVTFLPQMAINAGILENKNMLATPSQGDAYRDIGVLWRKTTGRIRDFKLFSQQLEVFLKKQCSVDFK from the coding sequence ATGACCAATCTCCCTAGTATTAAACAGCTGCAGTATTTATTAGCAGTACATCAACATCAACATTTTGGCCGAGCAGCAAGTGCCTGTTTTATTGGTCAGTCAACGCTCAGTACTGCGATTCAAAACCTAGAGGAAACTTTAGGATGTCAGCTTATAGAGCGAGAAAATCGCAGCCTAATGTTTACCACTATTGGTGAAGAGGTGGTTGAGCGTTCAAGAAAAATAATCAACGATACTATTAGTTTAAAAGAGTTAACTAAAAGCTTTTTAACACCGCTTAGTGGTACATTAACGGTTGGTGTTATTCCTACGATTGCGAGCTTTATTGCAGCGCCTTTGTATCACTTTTGTCAGCAAACATTTGTAGATTTAGAGTTGGTATTGATTGAAGACACCAGCGATAAGTTGCTTGATAAGTTAGAGCATGGGCAAATTGATTTAGCATTATTAGCGCTGCCTTACGAAACTGATAAATTTCATACCCAAGTATTAGCACAAGATCACTTTAGTTTAGTGCACCATAAAGATTACACGCCAGCCAAAGGCATTGAAGACTTTAATTTATTACCAGAAGCCAGTGTATTTTTACTTGAGCGAGAGCATTGTATGACAGGGCATGCGCTCAGTGCGTGCCATTTAAATCGCTCTAGCTGTATAAATCCCTTTGAGGCGGCTAGCTTACATACTTTATTGAGTATGGTTGAGTATAAACTTGGCGTGACGTTTTTACCGCAAATGGCGATTAATGCAGGTATTTTAGAAAACAAAAACATGCTAGCTACGCCATCGCAAGGTGATGCCTATCGCGATATTGGTGTATTGTGGCGTAAAACAACAGGGCGCATTCGTGACTTTAAATTGTTTAGCCAACAATTAGAGGTCTTTTTGAAAAAGCAGTGTAGTGTTGATTTTAAATAG
- the tgt gene encoding tRNA guanosine(34) transglycosylase Tgt translates to MKFELDCTDGKARRGRLIFDRGVIETPAFMPVGTYGTVKGMTPDEVKATGAQICLGNTFHLMLRPGTEIIKQHGDLHDFMNWDFPILTDSGGFQVFSLGAMRKITEEGVMFQSPVNGDQIMMSPEKSMEVQRDLGSDIVMIFDECTPYPATEKEAKDSMELSLRWAKRSKEGHGDNPSALFGIIQGGMYPELRAQSQAGLEEIGFDGYALGGLSVGEPKNEMINILDHCAYKMPENKPRYLMGVGKPEDLVESVRRGIDMFDCVMPTRNARNGHLFITTGTIKIRNAVHKTDTGPLDPECDCHTCKNYSRAYLHHLDKCNEILGARLNTIHNLRYYQRVMEGLRNAISEGQLETFVHDFYARRGQEVPELADTTN, encoded by the coding sequence ATGAAATTTGAATTAGACTGCACCGATGGCAAAGCACGCCGCGGTCGCTTGATTTTTGACCGAGGTGTAATAGAAACACCAGCGTTTATGCCTGTAGGCACTTATGGCACGGTTAAAGGCATGACACCTGATGAAGTTAAAGCAACGGGTGCACAAATCTGTTTAGGCAATACATTTCACTTAATGTTGCGTCCAGGTACTGAAATCATCAAACAGCATGGTGATTTACACGATTTTATGAACTGGGACTTCCCAATTCTTACTGACTCAGGCGGTTTCCAAGTATTTAGCCTTGGCGCAATGCGTAAAATCACTGAAGAAGGCGTAATGTTCCAATCGCCAGTTAATGGTGATCAAATTATGATGTCGCCAGAGAAATCAATGGAAGTGCAGCGTGATCTTGGCTCAGATATCGTGATGATATTTGACGAATGTACGCCATATCCTGCCACTGAAAAAGAAGCCAAAGACTCTATGGAGCTTTCTCTTCGTTGGGCTAAGCGCTCAAAAGAAGGGCATGGCGACAACCCGTCAGCATTGTTTGGTATTATTCAAGGCGGTATGTATCCTGAGCTTCGTGCACAATCACAAGCGGGCCTTGAAGAGATTGGTTTTGATGGCTATGCACTTGGTGGTTTATCGGTTGGTGAACCTAAAAATGAAATGATTAATATTCTTGATCATTGTGCTTATAAAATGCCAGAAAACAAACCACGTTATTTAATGGGTGTAGGCAAGCCAGAAGACTTAGTTGAGTCGGTTCGTCGTGGTATTGATATGTTTGACTGTGTAATGCCAACGCGTAATGCACGTAATGGTCACTTATTTATTACAACGGGTACCATTAAAATCCGTAACGCAGTGCATAAAACAGATACGGGTCCACTTGATCCAGAGTGTGATTGCCATACCTGTAAAAATTATTCGCGCGCCTACTTGCATCATTTAGACAAATGTAACGAAATTTTGGGTGCACGACTAAACACTATCCATAACTTACGATACTATCAACGTGTTATGGAAGGTTTGCGTAATGCTATTAGCGAAGGTCAACTAGAGACATTTGTCCACGATTTTTACGCTCGCCGAGGCCAAGAAGTGCCAGAGCTAGCTGATACAACAAATTAA
- the yajC gene encoding preprotein translocase subunit YajC → MSLFISNAHASAGAPAAGGGMEMLIMLAIFGLVFYFLIYRPQAKRVKEHKSLMSAMAKGDEVLTQGGLVGKIVKIAEDKDFIVISLNEQAEVTVQKSAVSAVLPKGTMKSL, encoded by the coding sequence ATGAGTTTATTTATTTCAAACGCGCATGCAAGCGCTGGTGCACCTGCAGCAGGCGGTGGTATGGAAATGCTAATTATGTTAGCGATTTTTGGTTTGGTTTTTTACTTTTTAATTTACCGCCCGCAAGCAAAGCGCGTAAAAGAGCATAAAAGCTTAATGAGTGCGATGGCAAAAGGCGATGAAGTGCTAACCCAAGGTGGTTTAGTGGGTAAAATCGTAAAAATTGCTGAAGATAAAGACTTCATCGTGATCTCATTAAATGAGCAAGCAGAAGTAACAGTACAAAAATCAGCAGTATCTGCTGTATTGCCTAAAGGCACAATGAAGTCGCTATAA
- the queA gene encoding tRNA preQ1(34) S-adenosylmethionine ribosyltransferase-isomerase QueA, translating into MRVADFSFDLPDELIARFPKADRTSSRLLSLDGPSGAVEHKIFSDILELVNENDLLVFNNTKVIPARMFGQKESGGKVEVLVERVLDEHRVLAHIRASKSPKPGNVLILEGKAKAIMVARHDTLFELEFDRSENVLDILNDVGHMPLPPYIDRPDNEADRERYQTVYGEKPGAVAAPTAGLHFDDKLMAALENKGVQMAFVTLHVGAGTFQPVRVESVDEHIMHSEYIEVPQAVVDAVANTKAKGGRVIAVGTTSVRSLESAAKIHGGKLDTYFGDTDIFIFPGYQFNVVDAMVTNFHLPESTLIMLVSAFAGQDNIMGAYNTAIEQQYRFFSYGDAMFLTRK; encoded by the coding sequence ATGCGCGTAGCTGATTTTAGCTTTGACTTACCTGATGAATTAATTGCTCGTTTTCCAAAAGCAGACAGAACTAGTAGCCGTTTATTAAGCTTAGACGGGCCGAGCGGTGCTGTTGAGCATAAAATATTTAGTGACATTCTTGAACTGGTTAACGAAAACGACTTATTGGTTTTTAACAACACCAAAGTAATACCTGCGCGTATGTTTGGTCAAAAAGAATCAGGAGGTAAGGTTGAGGTGCTGGTAGAGCGTGTATTAGACGAACACCGGGTTCTTGCGCACATTCGTGCTAGTAAATCGCCAAAACCGGGCAATGTACTCATTTTAGAGGGCAAAGCAAAAGCCATTATGGTGGCACGCCACGATACGTTATTTGAGCTTGAGTTTGACCGCAGTGAAAATGTGCTCGACATTTTAAATGATGTTGGCCATATGCCGCTTCCTCCTTACATTGATCGCCCAGATAATGAAGCGGACCGAGAGCGATACCAAACAGTATATGGTGAAAAGCCAGGCGCCGTAGCTGCACCAACCGCAGGCCTTCATTTTGACGATAAACTCATGGCTGCGCTTGAAAATAAAGGCGTACAAATGGCGTTTGTTACCTTGCATGTTGGTGCAGGTACATTCCAGCCAGTTAGGGTTGAAAGTGTTGATGAGCACATCATGCACTCTGAATATATTGAAGTACCGCAAGCTGTGGTGGATGCGGTTGCAAACACTAAAGCTAAAGGCGGGCGTGTGATTGCGGTAGGTACAACTTCAGTTCGCTCACTAGAGTCGGCAGCAAAAATACATGGCGGCAAGTTAGATACTTACTTTGGTGATACCGATATTTTTATTTTCCCAGGTTATCAATTTAACGTTGTTGATGCCATGGTCACCAACTTCCATTTACCTGAATCAACCCTAATTATGCTGGTCAGTGCCTTTGCAGGGCAAGACAATATTATGGGTGCTTACAATACTGCGATTGAACAACAGTATCGCTTTTTTAGCTATGGCGATGCGATGTTTTTGACCCGTAAATAA
- the secD gene encoding protein translocase subunit SecD: MLNKFPIWKYLLVLAVLAIGLLYASPNLYGRDPAIQVSGAKGTDVDLSVVDKVNAILKKDNVSAKSTKLEDGQILVRFKNVEDQLKAQDLLRNSLSNDYISAINMAPAQPAWLKSLGGNPMKLGLDLSGGVHFTMEIDMVTAVDNQLEQMEQDFRSDLREEKLRYRSVRRVAGSERMRVEMRNEEDKDAAERFLESRYPLNVYIDDSSNDNAFFATMSELKLKEIRDYAIKQNETIIRNRINQIGVAEPNVQRQGAERIIVQLPGIQDTARAKEILGATATLEFREVDENADISAAAQGRIPPGTEMIMSRDGYPVVLKKRIILEGSHITGAQSGADEYQRPQVSIKLDSKGGAKMNAFTKRAIGKRMATVFIEYKPSGKKDSDGKALPPIKVEEVINVATIQARLDRSFRITGIDNPAEAHNLSLLLRAGALVAPIQIVEERTVGPSLGQENIEAGMTAVALGFAFVLAFMLIYYKGFGLVANIALAANLVLIIGVMSLIPGATLTLPGIAGIVLTVGMAVDANVLIFERIREELADGRSPQQAVHFGYDSAFSTIFDANITTLIAAIILFAVGTGPVAGFAVTLAIGILTSMFTAIIGTRAVINLFIGGKRVDKLSI; the protein is encoded by the coding sequence GTGTTAAACAAGTTTCCAATTTGGAAGTATTTACTTGTTTTAGCTGTGTTAGCCATTGGCCTTTTATATGCTTCACCAAACCTGTATGGCCGCGATCCGGCCATACAGGTTTCTGGCGCTAAAGGCACCGATGTTGACCTCAGTGTTGTAGACAAAGTAAACGCAATCCTCAAAAAAGACAACGTAAGCGCTAAATCGACAAAGCTTGAAGATGGGCAAATTCTTGTTCGTTTTAAAAATGTTGAAGACCAACTAAAAGCACAAGACTTACTGCGTAACTCGCTAAGTAACGATTATATCTCAGCGATTAATATGGCTCCTGCACAACCGGCTTGGTTAAAGTCGCTGGGCGGTAATCCTATGAAGTTAGGCCTAGATTTAAGTGGTGGTGTACATTTCACCATGGAAATCGATATGGTCACTGCGGTGGATAATCAGTTAGAGCAGATGGAGCAAGATTTCCGTAGCGACCTGCGTGAAGAAAAACTACGTTATCGGAGTGTGCGCCGCGTAGCTGGTTCTGAGCGCATGCGTGTAGAAATGCGTAACGAAGAAGATAAAGACGCTGCAGAGCGCTTTTTAGAAAGCCGTTACCCATTAAACGTTTACATTGATGATAGCAGTAACGATAACGCATTCTTTGCCACTATGAGTGAGCTAAAGCTAAAAGAAATTCGTGACTATGCTATCAAGCAAAACGAAACTATTATTCGTAACCGTATCAACCAAATTGGGGTTGCAGAGCCAAACGTACAGCGTCAAGGTGCTGAACGTATTATTGTGCAATTACCAGGGATTCAAGATACCGCTCGCGCTAAAGAAATTTTAGGTGCTACGGCAACGCTTGAGTTTCGTGAGGTTGACGAAAATGCTGACATAAGCGCCGCTGCTCAAGGTCGTATCCCACCGGGTACTGAAATGATCATGAGCCGTGATGGTTATCCTGTGGTACTAAAAAAACGCATTATTCTTGAAGGCAGCCATATTACTGGTGCGCAGTCAGGTGCAGATGAGTACCAGCGTCCACAAGTAAGCATTAAACTCGATAGTAAAGGTGGGGCAAAAATGAATGCCTTTACCAAGCGTGCTATCGGTAAACGTATGGCTACCGTGTTTATTGAATACAAGCCATCAGGTAAAAAAGACAGTGACGGTAAAGCACTTCCGCCAATTAAAGTGGAAGAAGTTATTAACGTAGCAACCATTCAAGCGCGTCTTGACCGTTCATTCCGCATTACCGGTATTGATAACCCAGCTGAAGCACATAACTTAAGTTTACTACTACGTGCGGGTGCACTGGTTGCGCCTATTCAAATTGTAGAAGAACGTACGGTTGGGCCAAGCCTAGGTCAAGAAAACATTGAAGCAGGTATGACCGCTGTAGCTCTTGGCTTTGCGTTTGTACTGGCCTTTATGCTTATTTACTACAAAGGTTTTGGCCTTGTTGCGAATATTGCACTGGCTGCCAACTTAGTACTTATTATTGGTGTTATGTCATTAATTCCTGGTGCAACGCTTACCTTACCGGGTATAGCTGGTATTGTACTGACTGTTGGTATGGCAGTTGATGCGAACGTACTTATATTTGAACGTATTCGTGAAGAGCTAGCCGATGGCCGCAGCCCTCAACAAGCAGTTCATTTTGGTTATGATAGCGCCTTTAGTACTATTTTTGATGCCAATATCACCACATTAATTGCGGCGATTATCTTGTTTGCTGTTGGTACCGGTCCTGTTGCTGGTTTTGCGGTAACCCTAGCAATTGGTATTTTAACCTCTATGTTTACAGCAATTATAGGTACCCGTGCGGTTATCAACCTATTTATTGGCGGTAAACGTGTTGATAAACTTTCAATTTAA
- a CDS encoding EAL domain-containing protein, whose amino-acid sequence MAKQLKLLILNASNDERQTIRATLERLSVFEFIEASDSQDALKILKNQSVNIIITGLDVGKIDGWRFSRMIRSGLLNTPKNTPILLIPPIYCERIAETTARSYGIDAVLPFERQDILPQILANVLSSHLEKSSRLNLLLLEPFTSRAYDMSEQLKLNFAITHVTNEKAALSAYNQQPFAIVLLDATAAQAESSNQLVEKILQHNPQQAIVTIIDKNDADYAEQLLLSGVTDFIRAPYDPSFLNKVCDHAARREDFMVSYAEFANKVQQLSISEVKYRDLFSAHQRILLHLNTVVLELDQQGSIRFINPAWESLSGFGVKSSLQQPLTAFCTTEYKQSLQSTIDDILQGGANKQKIEVKLSQKNGNSVWVECRLQLIKNSSNNATITATLDNIHERKQAELQLRHLALHDTLTGLHNRYYFDQQLNYICQSENTHTNIEHALIYIDLDHFKIINDSKGHQQGDIVLKEVAQLFIANISNEHLICRVGGDEFAVILKNTNLLDAHLIAEGICSAIEGNQFKSEEQIYSISCSIGLTQITADNCDPNECLKQSDIALYIAKNLGRNLVHCYSKQDGENNALQTGLEWGHGVRQALQQDSIELHYQPIWDFKTNQVAYFEVLLRLKLDDELIYPNQFIPSLEMLNDTFLMDQCVIRNSIASVAAHPELLQIAINLSAQSFLDERLLPLIESTLEKYQVSPAKIIFEITESASINNLAATRKMIERLNNLGCHFSIDDFGTGFSTFNYLKQLPAQHVKIDGSFVRDMLNDSIDLALVKAINDISRSLNKRSVAEYVETAEVFFALKEIGIDYGQGYFIARPVPIDKVLIELEKIKNNPIFYQDTLTSL is encoded by the coding sequence GTGGCAAAACAGCTTAAATTGCTAATATTAAATGCAAGTAATGATGAGCGCCAGACTATACGTGCCACGCTGGAGAGGCTTAGTGTGTTTGAGTTTATTGAAGCCTCAGACAGCCAAGATGCGTTAAAAATCTTAAAGAACCAAAGCGTAAATATAATCATAACCGGATTAGATGTAGGTAAAATTGATGGCTGGCGGTTTTCACGTATGATCCGCTCTGGTTTACTTAACACGCCGAAAAATACGCCTATTTTACTTATTCCGCCCATTTATTGTGAGCGTATCGCCGAAACTACCGCACGTAGCTATGGCATAGATGCAGTACTGCCTTTTGAACGCCAAGATATATTGCCGCAAATACTAGCAAATGTGCTGTCGAGTCATTTAGAAAAAAGCAGTCGCTTAAACCTGTTGTTATTAGAACCCTTTACCAGCAGAGCATACGACATGAGTGAACAATTAAAGCTTAACTTTGCAATTACTCATGTTACTAACGAAAAAGCCGCGCTCAGTGCCTATAATCAACAGCCGTTTGCTATCGTGCTACTCGATGCCACTGCAGCACAAGCTGAGAGTTCAAATCAATTAGTAGAAAAGATTTTGCAGCATAACCCTCAGCAAGCCATTGTTACTATTATTGATAAAAACGATGCTGATTACGCTGAGCAGTTATTACTTTCTGGCGTTACCGACTTTATTCGCGCCCCTTACGATCCCTCATTTTTAAATAAAGTCTGTGATCATGCAGCGCGTCGTGAAGATTTTATGGTGAGCTATGCTGAGTTTGCTAACAAAGTGCAGCAATTAAGCATTAGTGAAGTAAAATATCGTGACCTATTTTCAGCGCATCAGCGTATTTTATTGCACCTGAACACGGTTGTACTTGAACTAGACCAACAAGGAAGTATTCGCTTTATAAACCCGGCGTGGGAATCTCTAAGTGGTTTTGGAGTTAAGTCGTCCTTACAACAACCACTCACTGCGTTTTGTACCACAGAATATAAACAGTCATTACAATCAACCATTGATGATATTTTACAAGGTGGCGCGAACAAACAAAAAATAGAAGTTAAACTGAGCCAAAAAAATGGTAACTCAGTGTGGGTAGAATGTCGGCTTCAGTTAATAAAAAATAGCAGCAACAACGCCACTATCACCGCCACACTCGATAACATTCATGAGCGCAAACAAGCAGAGTTGCAATTGCGCCATTTAGCCCTGCATGACACCTTAACAGGGCTACACAATCGTTATTATTTTGACCAACAGCTTAACTATATTTGCCAGAGCGAAAACACCCATACAAATATTGAACACGCGCTTATTTATATTGACCTTGACCACTTTAAAATAATAAACGACAGCAAAGGCCACCAACAAGGTGACATTGTTTTAAAAGAAGTGGCGCAGCTATTTATTGCCAATATTAGTAATGAGCATCTAATCTGCCGTGTCGGTGGCGATGAGTTTGCGGTGATACTTAAAAATACCAATTTATTGGATGCACATTTAATTGCAGAAGGGATTTGTAGTGCCATTGAAGGCAACCAATTTAAATCTGAAGAGCAAATCTATTCAATTAGTTGCTCGATTGGTTTAACCCAAATTACCGCTGATAACTGCGATCCAAATGAATGCTTAAAGCAGTCAGATATTGCGTTATATATTGCTAAAAATTTAGGCCGTAACTTAGTACACTGTTATTCAAAACAAGATGGTGAGAATAATGCGCTGCAAACGGGTTTAGAGTGGGGCCATGGGGTACGTCAAGCACTCCAACAAGACAGTATAGAGCTTCATTATCAACCCATTTGGGATTTTAAAACAAATCAGGTTGCCTACTTTGAAGTACTGCTAAGGTTAAAGCTAGACGACGAACTTATTTACCCTAATCAATTTATTCCCTCATTGGAAATGCTCAACGATACCTTTTTAATGGACCAATGTGTTATTCGTAACAGCATTGCGAGTGTTGCTGCACATCCAGAGCTTCTTCAGATTGCAATAAACTTATCGGCACAATCATTTTTAGATGAACGTTTACTGCCATTAATAGAATCGACCCTTGAGAAGTATCAAGTGTCTCCTGCGAAAATTATTTTTGAAATAACCGAATCGGCCAGTATTAATAATTTAGCGGCGACACGAAAAATGATTGAACGACTAAATAATTTAGGTTGCCACTTTTCAATTGATGACTTTGGCACAGGATTTAGTACCTTTAATTACCTTAAACAATTACCAGCTCAACACGTAAAAATTGACGGCTCCTTTGTACGCGATATGCTTAATGACTCCATTGATTTAGCGCTAGTAAAGGCCATAAATGACATCAGTCGCTCACTAAATAAGCGCTCTGTTGCTGAATATGTAGAAACTGCAGAAGTGTTTTTTGCACTTAAAGAAATTGGTATCGACTATGGGCAAGGCTACTTTATTGCTCGCCCTGTACCAATTGACAAGGTACTGATTGAGTTAGAAAAAATTAAAAACAACCCTATTTTTTATCAAGACACCCTCACGTCACTATAA
- the secF gene encoding protein translocase subunit SecF: MQILRLGGKTLRFMSLRKVAMGFSTLLIIASLTSLFVKGLNFGLDFTGGTAVEVGFSQPADLKKVRNVLAENDFADASVQLFGSSQEILVRLAPRGDDVKAEVIGNQVIAALKQADDSVVMRRIEFVGPSVGEDLKEQGGLAMLTALICILIYVAFRFEWRFAVGAVGALLHDVIITIGLFSVLGLEFDLTILAAILAVIGYSLNDTIVVSDRIRENFRKVRIDDTIEIIDISLTQTLNRTLVTSITTILVLIALFVWGGQTIHGFATALLFGVFIGTYSSVYVASSVAIAMGVSKEDLIPEVIEKEGADLDPIP; the protein is encoded by the coding sequence ATGCAAATTTTAAGATTGGGCGGAAAAACCCTTCGTTTCATGTCTCTTCGAAAAGTGGCAATGGGCTTTTCTACGCTATTAATTATAGCGTCGCTGACGTCACTTTTTGTTAAAGGCTTAAATTTCGGCTTAGATTTTACCGGCGGTACAGCGGTTGAGGTGGGGTTTTCGCAACCAGCCGATCTGAAAAAAGTACGTAATGTACTAGCTGAAAATGATTTTGCTGATGCATCGGTACAGCTTTTTGGCTCAAGCCAAGAAATACTGGTCCGTTTAGCCCCTCGCGGTGATGATGTAAAAGCAGAAGTAATTGGTAACCAAGTAATTGCTGCCCTTAAACAAGCTGATGATAGCGTAGTAATGCGCCGCATTGAGTTTGTAGGTCCAAGCGTAGGTGAAGACTTAAAAGAGCAGGGTGGCCTTGCCATGTTAACTGCACTTATTTGTATCTTAATTTATGTGGCGTTTCGCTTTGAATGGCGTTTTGCTGTGGGCGCAGTTGGCGCGCTTTTACACGATGTAATCATTACGATTGGTTTATTCTCGGTGCTTGGTTTAGAGTTTGACTTAACTATTTTGGCAGCAATACTTGCCGTGATAGGTTACTCACTAAACGATACCATTGTTGTATCAGACCGTATTCGTGAAAACTTCCGCAAAGTGCGCATTGACGACACGATTGAAATTATTGATATCTCGCTTACGCAAACACTTAACCGTACCTTAGTAACCTCAATCACTACTATTTTAGTACTGATTGCGTTATTTGTATGGGGCGGTCAAACCATTCATGGCTTTGCTACTGCACTACTATTTGGTGTGTTTATTGGTACTTACTCTTCAGTTTACGTTGCCAGCTCGGTGGCTATTGCCATGGGCGTAAGTAAAGAAGATTTAATACCAGAAGTGATTGAAAAAGAAGGCGCTGATTTAGATCCAATACCTTAA